The following DNA comes from Enterocloster bolteae.
CCGGAAAGCTTTGCCGCCTTGGCATTGCCGCCCAGGGCGTATATCTGGCGTCCGGCAACGGTCTTGCTGGTGATGAAATGATACAGGCCCACCAGTACGCCCATGATGACCAGCACAAACGGGATGCCGTTATAGCGTGACAGCTTGTAGAAGAAGAACCATACGATCATCAGAATGACGGCTTCCTTTATAATAACCTGCCACAATGGATTGGTTGAGAAACCATATTTTTTCTTGGTATTAATGCTCTTAAGCTCTGCCATAATAACCAGTACCGTGGCAATGCCTGCCACAATAATGGAAACCAGGTCCAGGGTGCCGTTTCCAAAGGGAATCTTCACAGTCGGCAGAAAGCCTGCGCCGATATAAGTATAACTGGTGGGAAGGGGTCCCTTTGTCTGGGCCTTTAACAGGGTATATGTAAGTCCGCGGCCCATAAGCATGGTTGCCAGGGTTACGATGAACGGCGGAATGCTGAGCTTGGATACAAACAGACCCACGAACATACCGGCCAGGGCGCCCACTGCCAGGGCAGCCAGGATGGCGACCCACATATTGGTGTGGTAGTCAATCATCAGGATACCTACGGTTGCGCCGCACAGGGCCACGATAGAGCCGACGCCCAGGTCAATGTTTCCTGTCAGACAGCATAACAGCATACCAACTGCCAGGATAACCACATATCCGTTCTGCATGATCAGGTTGTTGATGTTGGCCGGCGACATATTCTTTCCGCCGGTCATGACTGCGAAAATCAAGAACACCGCGATTAAAGCAAGTACCATGCCATACTGCTTCATATCAATATTAACTGTTTTCTTCTTATCCATCTCTACGCTTCCTTTCCATTATCCGCCATAATACATTTCATGATTCGTTCCTGGGTTACCTCTTCCTTGGTCAGCTCTCCTGCAATCCGTCCTTCGTTGATGACGTATACACGGTCACAGGTACCGATTACCTCCTGCATCTCAGAGGAGATGACGATTACCGCCTTGCCTGACTTGGCCAGTTCATTGATGACGCAGTAAATCTCATACTTGGCGCCTACGTCAATACCCCTGGTAGGCTCATCCAGAATCAGCACATCCGGCTGTGTCAGCATCCACTTGGCAAGAACCACCTTCTGCTGGTTGCCGCCCGATAGGGAGCCCACGGTCTGGTTAATGGAATTAGACTTGATGTTAATTTTCTTCTTGTAATCCTCCGCAGCCAGAATCTCATCATTTTCATTGAGAACACCGTTCTTGGAAAAGAAATTTCTCATGGCGGACAGGGTCATATTCCACTTGATATCCTTAATCAGCACAAGTCCATAATTCTTCCTGTCCTCGGACACGTATGCCAGTTTGTTGTTGATGGCGTCCTTAACGTCCTTTATATGTACTTCCCTGCCGTTTATCTTAATGGTACCGCTTATTTTCTGTCCGTAGGACCTGCCGAATATGCTCATGGCCAGCTCGGTCCTGCCCGCGCCCATAAGTCCTGCCAGGCCCACAACCTCGCCTTTGCGCACATGAAGGGAAACGTCCTTGATGACCTGCCTCTGGGCGTCGTCGGAATGGTACACATTCCAGTCCTTTATCTCGAAAATCGTATCACCAATTTCACAGTGCCGTTCCGGGTAACGGTTGGTCAGCTCGCGGCCCACCATGCCTTTGATGATGCGGTCTTCCGTAAATTCATCTCTGCCCTTCTCCAGGGTCTCAATGGTCTTTCCATCACGGATAACGGTAATGGAATCAGCCACATAACTGATTTCGTTCAACTTATGGGAGATAATTATGC
Coding sequences within:
- the mmsA gene encoding multiple monosaccharide ABC transporter ATP-binding protein, which produces MSDYILEMNHITKEFSGVKALDDVNIKVKRGEIHALCGENGAGKSTLMNVLSGVYPFGSYSGDIVYNGNVCQFHSIKQSEAKGIVIIHQELALSPYMSVAENVFLGNEQKAAKGIIDWTLTHKKAQEMLEKVGLGGENLNAPISSLGVGKQQLIEIAKAMAKKVELLILDEPTAALNDEESRRLLDIMLDLKSHGITSIIISHKLNEISYVADSITVIRDGKTIETLEKGRDEFTEDRIIKGMVGRELTNRYPERHCEIGDTIFEIKDWNVYHSDDAQRQVIKDVSLHVRKGEVVGLAGLMGAGRTELAMSIFGRSYGQKISGTIKINGREVHIKDVKDAINNKLAYVSEDRKNYGLVLIKDIKWNMTLSAMRNFFSKNGVLNENDEILAAEDYKKKINIKSNSINQTVGSLSGGNQQKVVLAKWMLTQPDVLILDEPTRGIDVGAKYEIYCVINELAKSGKAVIVISSEMQEVIGTCDRVYVINEGRIAGELTKEEVTQERIMKCIMADNGKEA
- the mmsB gene encoding multiple monosaccharide ABC transporter permease is translated as MDKKKTVNIDMKQYGMVLALIAVFLIFAVMTGGKNMSPANINNLIMQNGYVVILAVGMLLCCLTGNIDLGVGSIVALCGATVGILMIDYHTNMWVAILAALAVGALAGMFVGLFVSKLSIPPFIVTLATMLMGRGLTYTLLKAQTKGPLPTSYTYIGAGFLPTVKIPFGNGTLDLVSIIVAGIATVLVIMAELKSINTKKKYGFSTNPLWQVIIKEAVILMIVWFFFYKLSRYNGIPFVLVIMGVLVGLYHFITSKTVAGRQIYALGGNAKAAKLSGINTEKVFFWVYTNMGILSAIAGIVLSARNASATPKAGDGFEMDAIASCYIGGAATSGGIGTIIGAVVGAFIMGILNNGMSLYGWSTDIQKIVKGAVLLGAVTVDLLSKRKKG